In Methylococcus geothermalis, one genomic interval encodes:
- a CDS encoding 4Fe4S-binding leucine-rich repeat protein, whose translation MGTTTNDIDEARDWQGKLLDCRTCEQREGLTEGRCHLGHACVHDLYARRIDRFFKWNPDLAKAYLEHPYFETRAVAAKHVELFYLPRLVGDPDETVRQSVAQRLPVRSRQFEILRRDPHRDVRVRVAERLEPGDLAAMIGDEDYFVRQIVARRLPPGLLVKMIHDRDPEVRKVVAQRIAPEWLPTLAADREVGVRLAAVRRMDNKQLKQLIKDPDWRLRYEVASRLELADLEPMRADPDPAVRELVAQRLGEPPGEAVLPEAC comes from the coding sequence ATGGGGACGACGACGAATGACATCGATGAGGCGCGCGACTGGCAGGGCAAACTGCTGGACTGCCGCACGTGCGAGCAGCGGGAGGGCCTGACCGAAGGTCGCTGCCATCTCGGCCACGCCTGCGTCCACGACCTCTACGCCCGCCGTATCGATCGGTTCTTCAAGTGGAATCCGGATCTGGCCAAAGCCTACCTGGAGCACCCGTATTTCGAGACCCGGGCGGTGGCGGCCAAGCACGTGGAGCTGTTCTATCTGCCGCGGCTGGTCGGCGACCCGGACGAGACCGTGCGGCAGAGCGTGGCCCAGCGTCTGCCGGTGCGCTCCAGGCAGTTCGAAATCCTCCGGCGCGATCCGCACCGGGACGTCCGGGTCAGGGTGGCCGAGCGGCTGGAGCCGGGCGATTTGGCCGCGATGATAGGCGACGAGGACTATTTCGTGCGCCAGATCGTGGCCCGGCGTTTACCGCCGGGGTTGCTGGTGAAGATGATCCACGACCGCGACCCGGAGGTTCGCAAAGTGGTGGCGCAGCGGATCGCGCCGGAATGGCTGCCGACGCTGGCGGCGGACCGGGAGGTCGGCGTCCGGCTGGCGGCGGTCAGGCGCATGGACAACAAGCAGTTGAAGCAGTTGATCAAGGATCCGGACTGGCGCTTGCGTTACGAGGTCGCCAGCCGCCTGGAACTGGCGGATTTGGAGCCTATGCGGGCCGACCCGGACCCGGCGGTGCGGGAACTGGTGGCGCAGCGGCTGGGTGAACCGCCGGGCGAGGCCGTGTTGCCGGAAGCGTGTTAG
- a CDS encoding DegT/DnrJ/EryC1/StrS family aminotransferase, with translation MSDQPSILFSDPDMSLVELEAVEEVLKSPGLSGGPVVEDFEAAFAEYLGRQHAVAVSSATMGLLLALRAYGIGPGDEVIASPFGFRETAHAITLAGAKPVFVDIDYWTCTIVPDKAAAAVTPQTRAIVACNVNGHPALWAPLRALADERNLILIEDSSEAIGSRYQGKLVGNFGDCSIFDFTQPSALTTGEGGMVVTDDRNLAARLRGYRNRRRDERKSVVLGDLPPYRAEMSDINAALGLAQLERLDGILERRKDIEAYYDAFMQSFEGIKPAYQAPEVDELHWMVYLVHLGTRFTRSSRDVVIQDLATAEVEAVAFCAPLHTQRHYVDLGYRKGQFFVTEKLADRAIALPFHCHLTEDQIGFIVQTAKDSSINVGAGAAIYL, from the coding sequence ATGAGCGATCAGCCGAGCATCCTGTTTTCCGATCCGGACATGAGCCTCGTCGAGCTGGAGGCGGTGGAGGAGGTGCTGAAATCGCCCGGCCTCTCGGGCGGGCCGGTGGTGGAGGACTTCGAGGCCGCCTTCGCCGAGTATCTGGGGCGGCAACACGCGGTCGCGGTGAGCAGCGCCACGATGGGGCTGCTGCTGGCGCTTCGGGCTTACGGCATCGGGCCGGGGGACGAGGTCATCGCCTCGCCCTTCGGTTTCCGCGAAACCGCCCACGCGATCACGCTCGCCGGAGCGAAGCCGGTGTTCGTGGACATCGACTACTGGACCTGCACCATCGTGCCGGACAAGGCCGCCGCGGCGGTCACGCCGCAGACCAGGGCCATCGTCGCCTGCAACGTCAATGGCCATCCGGCGCTGTGGGCGCCGCTCCGGGCGCTGGCCGACGAGCGCAACCTGATTCTGATCGAGGATTCCAGCGAGGCCATCGGCTCGCGCTATCAGGGCAAGCTGGTCGGCAATTTCGGCGACTGCTCGATTTTCGACTTCACCCAGCCCAGCGCCCTGACCACCGGCGAGGGTGGCATGGTGGTGACCGACGACCGAAATCTGGCGGCGCGCCTGCGCGGCTACCGCAACCGCCGTCGGGACGAGCGCAAGTCGGTAGTGCTGGGCGATCTGCCGCCGTACCGGGCGGAGATGAGCGATATCAACGCGGCTCTCGGGTTGGCGCAACTGGAGCGGCTGGACGGGATACTCGAGCGCCGCAAGGACATCGAAGCCTATTACGACGCCTTCATGCAGTCCTTCGAAGGCATCAAGCCGGCCTACCAGGCGCCGGAAGTGGATGAGCTGCACTGGATGGTTTACCTGGTGCACCTGGGCACCCGCTTCACCCGATCCAGCCGCGACGTGGTCATCCAGGACTTGGCGACGGCGGAAGTGGAAGCCGTGGCATTCTGTGCGCCCCTGCATACCCAGCGGCACTACGTGGACCTGGGCTATCGCAAGGGCCAGTTCTTCGTGACGGAAAAGCTGGCGGACCGGGCGATCGCCCTGCCGTTCCACTGCCACCTCACCGAAGACCAGATCGGCTTCATCGTGCAGACCGCCAAGGACTCGTCCATCAACGTGGGCGCCGGGGCCGCGATCTATCTGTGA
- a CDS encoding SelT/SelW/SelH family protein, translating to MSNRVEILYCTQCRWLLRAAWMAQELLTTFDQEISELTLKPGTGGIFEVRVDDELVWSRKKEGRFPEITELKQRIRDRIAPGRSLGHADRKEN from the coding sequence ATGAGCAATCGCGTCGAAATACTCTACTGCACACAATGCCGCTGGCTGCTGCGGGCGGCCTGGATGGCGCAGGAACTGCTGACGACCTTCGACCAGGAAATCAGCGAACTGACGTTGAAGCCGGGTACGGGCGGCATCTTCGAGGTACGGGTCGACGACGAGCTGGTCTGGTCCCGGAAAAAGGAAGGCAGGTTTCCGGAAATCACCGAACTGAAGCAGCGCATCCGTGACCGCATCGCCCCCGGACGGAGCCTCGGCCATGCCGATAGAAAGGAAAACTAA
- a CDS encoding DUF3024 domain-containing protein produces the protein MGSIQATVNPQPNELDRKRIERSIKARKRYRYVTPEVHPTEDGYLIQSSCCSRNIDPNGGVIDIARLEFKPNRGCWWLYHKDHEIGHWIMHGEYPSLQQILALLNEDPNRRFWQ, from the coding sequence ATGGGCAGCATTCAGGCGACAGTGAATCCCCAACCCAACGAGCTGGACCGCAAACGTATCGAGCGTTCCATCAAGGCCCGCAAGCGTTACCGCTATGTCACCCCCGAGGTGCATCCGACCGAGGACGGCTATCTGATCCAGAGCTCGTGCTGCTCGCGCAACATCGATCCCAACGGCGGCGTCATCGACATCGCCCGGCTGGAGTTCAAGCCGAACAGAGGCTGCTGGTGGCTGTACCACAAGGATCATGAGATCGGACATTGGATCATGCACGGCGAATACCCGTCTCTACAACAGATCCTGGCGCTCCTGAACGAAGACCCGAACAGGCGGTTCTGGCAATGA
- a CDS encoding nitrogen fixation protein NifZ → MGDISRDSDSNELNDPPRFNFGEKVKSKKVVRNDGTFNGAEIGEVLVKKGEVGYVKSINTFLQQFYIYAVDFPDRGYAVGMKGREIESLDNPPPPKEAPETKEEAA, encoded by the coding sequence ATGGGTGATATCAGTCGAGACAGCGATAGCAATGAATTGAACGACCCGCCGCGTTTCAACTTCGGCGAAAAGGTCAAATCAAAGAAGGTGGTGCGCAACGACGGCACATTCAACGGCGCGGAAATCGGCGAGGTGCTGGTCAAGAAAGGCGAGGTCGGCTACGTCAAAAGCATCAACACCTTTCTCCAGCAGTTCTACATCTACGCCGTGGATTTCCCCGACCGGGGCTACGCGGTCGGCATGAAAGGGCGGGAGATCGAGTCGCTCGACAATCCGCCGCCGCCGAAAGAGGCGCCGGAAACGAAGGAGGAAGCCGCATGA
- the nifB gene encoding nitrogenase cofactor biosynthesis protein NifB, which yields MQTVQNHTAAGSAGVNAAVNIEDIMQQVAEHKGCGTSGGSGKASCGSGAGENDLPPEIWEKVKNHPCYSEEAHHHYARMHVAVAPACNIQCNYCNRKYDCANESRPGVVSEKLTPEQAAKKVLAVASTIPQMTVLGIAGPGDPLANPEKTFKTFELIAKTAPDIKLCVSTNGLALPDHVERLSQYNIDHVTITINMIDPEVGAKIYPWIYYNKKRYTGVEAAKILTDRQLQGLEMLTERGILSKINSVMIPGINDQHLVEVNKAVKSRGAFLHNIMPLISAPEHGTVFGLTGQRGPTAQELKALQDQCEGEMNMMRHCRQCRADAVGLLGEDRSAEFTTDKIMEMEVNYDLDARKAYQEAVEKERQAVVAAKQEELQTLAGAHSDIKMLIAVATKGGGKVNEHFGHATEFQIYELSTSGAKFVGHRRVDLYCQGGYGEEDTLGTVIRAINDCHAVFVAKIGGCPKNDLKTAGIDPVDQYAGQFIEQSAIAYFREYLEKVAAGEIEHVVKGDAEIRQGALIAA from the coding sequence ATGCAAACAGTGCAGAACCATACGGCGGCGGGGTCCGCGGGCGTCAATGCCGCGGTGAATATCGAAGACATCATGCAGCAGGTCGCAGAGCACAAAGGCTGCGGCACTTCCGGCGGCTCCGGCAAGGCGAGCTGTGGTTCGGGCGCGGGCGAGAACGACCTGCCGCCGGAAATCTGGGAGAAGGTGAAGAACCATCCCTGCTACAGCGAAGAGGCGCATCACCACTACGCGCGCATGCATGTGGCGGTGGCTCCGGCCTGCAACATCCAGTGCAACTACTGTAACCGCAAGTACGATTGCGCCAACGAGAGCCGTCCTGGCGTGGTGAGCGAAAAGCTGACCCCGGAACAGGCGGCGAAGAAGGTGCTGGCGGTCGCGTCCACCATTCCGCAGATGACGGTGCTCGGCATCGCCGGCCCCGGCGATCCGCTGGCCAATCCGGAAAAGACCTTCAAGACCTTCGAGCTGATCGCCAAGACCGCGCCGGACATCAAGCTTTGCGTGTCCACCAACGGCCTGGCTCTGCCCGATCACGTCGAGCGGCTATCCCAGTACAACATCGACCACGTCACCATCACCATCAACATGATCGACCCCGAGGTGGGCGCCAAGATCTATCCCTGGATCTACTACAACAAGAAGCGCTACACCGGCGTCGAGGCGGCCAAGATTCTGACCGACCGCCAGTTGCAGGGTCTGGAGATGCTGACCGAGCGCGGGATTCTGTCGAAGATCAACTCGGTGATGATTCCGGGGATCAACGACCAGCACCTGGTCGAAGTGAACAAGGCGGTGAAGTCGCGCGGGGCCTTCCTGCACAACATCATGCCTTTAATCTCGGCGCCCGAACACGGCACCGTGTTCGGCCTGACCGGCCAGCGCGGCCCGACGGCGCAGGAGCTGAAGGCGCTGCAGGACCAGTGCGAAGGCGAGATGAACATGATGCGTCACTGCCGCCAGTGCCGCGCCGACGCGGTGGGCCTCTTGGGCGAGGACCGCAGCGCCGAGTTCACCACCGACAAGATCATGGAGATGGAGGTCAATTACGACCTCGATGCACGCAAGGCTTACCAGGAAGCGGTGGAAAAAGAGCGTCAGGCGGTGGTGGCGGCCAAGCAGGAAGAACTGCAGACCCTGGCCGGTGCGCATTCCGACATCAAGATGCTGATCGCGGTGGCGACCAAGGGCGGCGGCAAGGTCAACGAGCACTTCGGCCATGCCACCGAGTTCCAGATCTACGAGCTGTCGACCTCGGGCGCCAAGTTCGTCGGCCACCGCCGGGTGGATCTCTACTGCCAGGGGGGCTACGGCGAAGAAGACACGCTGGGTACGGTGATCCGGGCCATCAACGACTGCCATGCGGTATTCGTGGCCAAGATCGGCGGCTGTCCGAAGAACGATCTGAAGACGGCTGGCATCGATCCGGTGGACCAGTATGCCGGCCAATTCATCGAGCAGTCGGCGATTGCCTACTTCAGGGAGTATCTGGAGAAGGTGGCCGCCGGCGAGATCGAGCATGTGGTCAAAGGCGATGCGGAGATTCGCCAGGGCGCCTTGATCGCGGCTTGA
- a CDS encoding SIR2 family NAD-dependent protein deacylase — translation MTATIPTEIQAGLAGGQVIPYLGPGVLGLDGSTAVPSAPETLVELITAKVTVPHKIRKNLTAAGQYIENFKHRKTLVSLLKDAFSAAPEPTALHRYFAGLSLPLIVDAWYDASMAAALAGRSDFGQVQGVSRAEHFGDWVHYFHADGSPAEEAEAASWNLLLYKPLGSIAPAANFILSDSDYVEVLTEIDIQTPIPEAVKQIRSGRHFLFLGCRFRTQLERTYARQVMKRSSDLHWAVLPDDLTRNEARFLEEQNIRRIDMPLADFVRQLLASEAPRQAA, via the coding sequence ATGACGGCAACGATACCAACAGAGATTCAGGCAGGCCTGGCCGGCGGCCAGGTGATTCCCTACCTGGGGCCCGGCGTGTTGGGCCTGGACGGCAGCACTGCCGTACCCAGCGCACCGGAAACGCTGGTGGAGTTGATCACCGCCAAGGTGACCGTGCCCCACAAGATCCGCAAGAATCTCACCGCGGCGGGCCAGTACATCGAAAACTTCAAGCATCGCAAGACCCTGGTCAGCCTGCTGAAGGACGCTTTTTCGGCTGCGCCGGAGCCGACCGCGCTGCACCGGTATTTCGCGGGGCTGTCGTTGCCGTTGATCGTCGACGCCTGGTATGACGCCAGCATGGCGGCGGCGCTGGCAGGGCGGTCGGATTTCGGGCAGGTGCAGGGCGTGAGCCGTGCCGAGCACTTCGGCGACTGGGTACATTACTTCCATGCCGACGGAAGCCCGGCGGAGGAAGCCGAAGCGGCAAGCTGGAACCTGCTGCTGTACAAGCCGCTGGGCAGCATCGCGCCGGCCGCCAACTTCATCCTGTCCGACTCGGATTACGTCGAAGTGCTGACCGAAATCGACATTCAGACGCCGATTCCGGAAGCGGTGAAGCAGATCCGGAGCGGCCGCCACTTCCTGTTCCTGGGCTGCCGCTTCCGCACCCAGCTGGAGCGGACCTATGCCCGGCAGGTCATGAAGCGTTCGTCGGACCTGCACTGGGCCGTGCTGCCGGACGACCTGACCCGCAACGAAGCGCGTTTCCTGGAGGAGCAGAACATCCGCCGGATCGACATGCCCCTCGCGGACTTCGTGCGGCAGTTGCTGGCCAGCGAAGCGCCGCGGCAGGCGGCCTGA
- a CDS encoding 2Fe-2S iron-sulfur cluster-binding protein encodes MTVLPSGKTVRISSGSRLLDAVLLTGEAIVHKCGGHARCGECHVLVRNGGRGLSKIRPDEREKLDNIRGTETLSRLSCQAVLGSREITIELLTQNRGSPP; translated from the coding sequence GTGACCGTCCTGCCCTCGGGCAAGACGGTGCGAATCAGCAGCGGCAGCCGCCTGCTCGACGCGGTGCTGCTGACGGGCGAAGCAATCGTCCACAAATGCGGCGGACATGCCCGTTGCGGGGAATGTCACGTGCTGGTGCGAAACGGCGGACGCGGCTTGTCCAAGATCCGTCCCGACGAGCGGGAAAAGCTCGACAACATAAGAGGTACGGAAACCCTATCCAGGCTGTCCTGCCAGGCGGTCCTGGGCTCCCGTGAGATCACCATCGAATTGCTGACACAGAACAGAGGATCACCACCATGA
- a CDS encoding 5-oxoprolinase subunit C family protein encodes MIRVEHPGLLSTLQDLGRPGCQHLGVTPGGAMDSYSAAIANALVGNPPEAAVLEMTLRGPELSFERGAWVSVTGADLSAEVDGRPLACWRPVWLPAGSRLGFGRPRLGCRAYLAVAGGFEVTAVLGSRSTDLRAGFGGLGGRPLGKGDIIAAGENALALPDDPSRPYLPAWSVAWNRALPLECPARLRLIPGPDWQALPDEDRRALETDAFRVGQASDRMGLRLEGPPLRLAAAERLSAGVTFGTLQLPPGGQPILLGVDRQTTGGYPVLGTVASVDHPRLAQLRPGETVRFEPVPAERAQTLFRIRALQLRRLRASLGLRWPLNTPSS; translated from the coding sequence GTGATCCGGGTCGAACATCCCGGCCTCCTGAGCACCCTCCAGGACTTGGGCCGGCCCGGCTGCCAGCATCTGGGCGTGACGCCGGGCGGTGCCATGGACAGCTACTCCGCCGCCATCGCCAATGCGCTGGTGGGCAATCCGCCGGAAGCCGCGGTGCTGGAAATGACGCTCCGGGGCCCCGAACTGAGCTTCGAGCGCGGCGCCTGGGTGTCCGTCACCGGCGCCGATCTCTCCGCGGAAGTGGACGGGAGACCACTCGCCTGCTGGCGGCCGGTGTGGCTCCCCGCCGGCTCGCGGCTCGGCTTTGGCCGGCCTCGCCTGGGCTGTCGCGCCTATCTGGCGGTGGCCGGCGGTTTCGAAGTCACGGCCGTGCTGGGCAGCCGCAGCACCGACCTTCGGGCAGGGTTCGGGGGACTGGGGGGACGGCCGCTCGGCAAGGGCGATATCATCGCGGCGGGCGAAAACGCCCTGGCCCTGCCGGACGACCCGTCGCGCCCTTACCTACCGGCCTGGTCCGTGGCGTGGAACAGGGCGCTGCCGCTGGAATGCCCGGCGCGGCTGCGCCTGATTCCGGGACCGGACTGGCAAGCCCTGCCCGACGAAGACCGGCGCGCGCTCGAGACGGACGCCTTCCGGGTCGGCCAGGCTTCCGACCGGATGGGCTTGCGCCTGGAAGGACCGCCGTTGCGCCTGGCCGCAGCCGAGCGGCTCTCGGCCGGCGTCACCTTCGGTACGCTGCAACTGCCGCCGGGCGGCCAGCCCATTCTGTTGGGTGTGGACCGCCAGACCACCGGCGGCTATCCGGTGCTGGGCACGGTGGCGAGCGTCGACCATCCGCGGCTCGCGCAGTTGAGACCGGGAGAGACCGTCCGCTTCGAACCCGTCCCGGCGGAACGAGCGCAGACGCTGTTCCGCATCCGCGCCCTGCAGCTCCGCCGGCTGCGCGCCAGCCTTGGCCTGCGTTGGCCGTTGAACACGCCATCATCCTGA
- a CDS encoding HesB/IscA family protein has product MDLTITPSAEKFIQRMVRFGGAGPDAGFRLLVSPGGCSGLASEFSVEAAPLPGDAVVTVQGLKLFLPAESRLLLQGVTMDFKDTPLQSGLVFIDPKATGCGSCGTSAAGAVPAEAAVSIASIPIKSA; this is encoded by the coding sequence ATGGATTTAACCATCACTCCGAGTGCGGAAAAGTTCATTCAGCGCATGGTGCGTTTCGGCGGGGCCGGGCCGGATGCGGGCTTCCGGCTGCTGGTCAGCCCGGGCGGCTGCTCCGGCCTGGCGTCGGAATTCAGCGTCGAAGCCGCGCCCTTGCCGGGTGATGCCGTCGTTACCGTCCAGGGACTGAAACTGTTCCTGCCCGCGGAGAGCCGCTTGCTGTTGCAGGGCGTGACCATGGATTTCAAGGACACTCCTTTGCAGAGCGGATTGGTGTTCATCGATCCGAAAGCGACCGGCTGCGGCAGCTGCGGCACCAGCGCGGCGGGCGCCGTTCCGGCCGAAGCGGCGGTGTCGATCGCCAGCATTCCCATCAAGAGCGCCTGA
- a CDS encoding DUF6129 family protein, producing the protein MALTTEAIEQIRGQLETEATAAQHLAALRQAFPGLSMTRCDASDIDTETPVLETARFNLYLLDAADHCAHVTADPSRATGLILAEKAKGAVK; encoded by the coding sequence ATGGCGCTCACGACGGAGGCGATCGAGCAGATCCGGGGCCAGCTCGAAACCGAGGCCACGGCGGCGCAGCACCTCGCCGCCCTGCGCCAGGCGTTTCCCGGCCTGTCCATGACCCGTTGCGACGCCAGCGACATCGACACCGAGACGCCGGTGCTGGAAACGGCCCGATTCAACCTGTATCTGCTCGATGCCGCCGACCACTGCGCGCACGTGACCGCCGATCCGAGCCGGGCGACCGGCCTGATCCTGGCCGAGAAAGCCAAGGGGGCGGTGAAATGA
- a CDS encoding LamB/YcsF family protein has protein sequence MARTVDLNADLGESFGPWRMGEDEILLGLVTSANIACGFHAGDPDVMAETVRLAVSHGVALGAHPSLPDRQGFGRRPMALRPEEIRNLVLYQIGALAGFAHAAGSRLVHVKPHGALYGQAASDASMAEAVAGAVRAFDAKLILVGPAGSQLVRAGQAAGLAVAREGFADRRYEPDGTLTPRSRPDALIGNPDEAVAQALNMVERGEVTARDGTVIAMPVDTLCLHGDGPDAAAFARRLRMELAGRGIGLAAMGERLPDATARQPG, from the coding sequence ATGGCACGAACCGTCGACCTCAATGCCGATCTCGGCGAAAGCTTCGGCCCCTGGCGGATGGGCGAGGACGAAATCCTGCTGGGACTGGTCACCTCGGCCAACATCGCCTGCGGCTTCCATGCCGGCGATCCGGACGTCATGGCGGAAACGGTGCGCCTCGCGGTGAGCCACGGTGTCGCCCTGGGCGCCCACCCGTCGCTGCCGGACCGCCAGGGTTTCGGACGCCGCCCCATGGCATTGCGTCCGGAAGAAATCCGCAACCTGGTGCTCTATCAGATCGGCGCGCTCGCCGGTTTCGCGCACGCCGCCGGCAGCCGGCTGGTCCACGTCAAGCCGCACGGCGCGCTGTACGGCCAGGCCGCGTCCGATGCGTCCATGGCCGAAGCGGTCGCCGGCGCGGTCCGAGCGTTCGACGCGAAGCTCATTCTGGTAGGCCCCGCCGGCTCGCAGCTGGTCCGGGCCGGACAGGCGGCGGGCTTGGCGGTCGCGCGGGAAGGCTTCGCCGACCGCCGCTACGAGCCGGACGGCACCCTGACGCCGCGCAGCCGGCCGGACGCCCTGATCGGGAATCCGGACGAAGCCGTCGCTCAAGCCCTGAATATGGTGGAGCGCGGCGAAGTGACCGCCCGCGACGGGACGGTCATCGCGATGCCCGTGGACACCCTCTGCCTGCATGGCGACGGCCCAGACGCCGCGGCCTTCGCCCGGCGCCTGCGCATGGAATTGGCGGGACGGGGCATCGGCTTGGCGGCAATGGGCGAACGCCTCCCGGACGCAACCGCCCGGCAGCCAGGGTAA
- a CDS encoding nitrogen fixation protein NifZ: MIDQRAPIYQWGQKVATEVDIFNDGSYPDHESEALLVAAGTEGEIVQIGHHEEANIPVYLVEFPGGYVIGCFEEELRSEQKSVQVAGLL, translated from the coding sequence ATGATCGACCAACGCGCTCCGATTTACCAATGGGGACAAAAGGTCGCCACCGAAGTCGACATCTTCAACGACGGCAGCTACCCGGACCATGAGTCGGAAGCCCTTCTGGTCGCCGCCGGTACCGAGGGCGAAATCGTCCAGATCGGCCATCACGAGGAAGCCAACATTCCGGTGTATCTGGTCGAATTTCCGGGCGGTTACGTCATCGGCTGTTTCGAGGAGGAACTGCGCTCGGAACAGAAATCGGTCCAGGTGGCGGGGCTGCTCTAG
- a CDS encoding 4Fe-4S binding protein gives MAYMIVEENCTGCCACEPECPNQAISEASNGLFVIDPAKCTECIGHYDEPQCVAVCPIDLTCIIDDNYPRYEAA, from the coding sequence ATGGCTTACATGATAGTCGAAGAAAACTGCACGGGCTGTTGCGCCTGCGAGCCGGAGTGTCCGAACCAGGCCATTTCGGAAGCGAGCAACGGGCTTTTCGTGATCGATCCGGCCAAATGCACCGAGTGCATTGGCCATTACGACGAACCGCAGTGTGTGGCGGTGTGTCCCATCGACCTCACCTGCATCATTGACGATAACTACCCGCGATACGAAGCGGCTTAA
- the nifT gene encoding putative nitrogen fixation protein NifT, which yields MKVMIRRNAAGELSAYVPKKDLEEPIVSQEKPDMWGGTVTLANGWQLSLPEMAAGTTLPITVDAKKLSGGDD from the coding sequence ATGAAGGTAATGATCCGTAGAAACGCCGCCGGCGAACTGTCCGCCTATGTCCCCAAGAAAGACCTGGAGGAGCCGATCGTCTCCCAGGAAAAGCCCGATATGTGGGGCGGTACGGTGACTCTGGCGAACGGTTGGCAACTCTCCCTGCCGGAAATGGCGGCAGGCACGACCCTTCCGATCACGGTCGATGCCAAGAAGCTCAGCGGAGGCGACGACTGA
- a CDS encoding cysteine desulfurase family protein — translation MSKTSIYLDNNATTQPAPECVEAMTACLKAHYGNPSSKHHLGEAAKMEAIAARGKVAALLGASPAEIVFTSGGTESIHQAILGALALAPDKRRVVTSAVEHPATLLLLKHLEAQGIEVVRLPVDGQGRLDPALLEAAVTPDTALLSLMWANNETGVLFPVEAAAALAASRGVLFHCDAVQAVGKLPIDLSKVPLDFLSLSGHKLHGPKGIGALFVRKGRKLPPLLFGHQERGRRGSTENLPGIVGLGVAAELAQAYLAKGGDGVAQLRDRLESRLLAALPGASVNGAGAPRVAGTSSFNLGTVEAEPVLDKLDRAGICASAGAACSAGGTEPSHVLTAMGLGAEGALATLRFSLSRYTTPAEIDAVCGLLPDIVRTMLAEAA, via the coding sequence ATGAGCAAGACCTCGATTTACCTGGACAACAACGCCACCACGCAGCCTGCCCCGGAATGCGTGGAGGCGATGACGGCCTGCCTCAAGGCGCATTACGGCAACCCATCCAGCAAGCACCATTTGGGCGAGGCCGCCAAGATGGAAGCCATCGCCGCGCGGGGGAAAGTGGCGGCGTTGCTGGGCGCCTCGCCGGCGGAGATCGTGTTCACCAGCGGCGGGACCGAATCCATCCATCAGGCCATTCTGGGCGCGCTGGCCTTGGCGCCGGACAAGCGCCGGGTGGTGACCAGCGCGGTGGAGCATCCCGCTACCTTGCTGCTGTTGAAGCATCTCGAAGCGCAAGGGATCGAGGTGGTCAGGCTGCCGGTCGACGGCCAAGGCCGGCTCGATCCGGCATTGTTGGAGGCCGCGGTGACGCCCGACACCGCTCTGCTGAGCCTGATGTGGGCCAACAACGAAACCGGCGTGCTGTTCCCCGTCGAAGCGGCGGCAGCGCTGGCGGCGAGCCGGGGCGTCCTGTTCCATTGCGACGCCGTGCAGGCCGTCGGCAAGCTGCCCATCGATTTGAGCAAGGTGCCGCTGGATTTCCTGTCCCTGTCAGGGCACAAACTGCATGGTCCCAAGGGCATCGGCGCGCTGTTCGTGCGCAAGGGACGCAAGCTGCCGCCGCTGCTGTTCGGCCACCAGGAGCGCGGACGGCGCGGCAGCACCGAGAATCTGCCGGGCATCGTCGGGTTGGGCGTGGCTGCGGAACTGGCACAGGCGTATTTGGCGAAGGGCGGCGACGGCGTCGCCCAGCTGCGCGACCGCCTGGAAAGCCGGTTGCTGGCGGCGCTGCCGGGCGCTTCGGTCAACGGCGCCGGCGCGCCTCGGGTGGCCGGGACCTCCAGCTTCAACCTCGGCACCGTCGAAGCGGAACCGGTGCTGGACAAGCTGGACCGCGCCGGGATTTGTGCATCCGCCGGGGCTGCCTGCAGCGCCGGCGGCACCGAGCCCTCCCATGTGCTGACCGCCATGGGGCTGGGCGCCGAGGGTGCGCTGGCCACCCTCAGGTTTTCGCTGAGCCGTTACACCACGCCCGCCGAGATCGACGCAGTATGCGGGCTGCTGCCGGACATCGTGCGAACCATGCTGGCCGAAGCGGCGTGA